The proteins below come from a single Piscinibacter gummiphilus genomic window:
- a CDS encoding YajQ family cyclic di-GMP-binding protein, producing the protein MPSFDAVLEPNLVEVRNAVDQTAKEIGTRFDFKGSSAKVELKEEELTVYADSDFQINQVLDILVAKLTKRSVDIRFLDRSAKIEKIGGDKVKQKIVVKSGIDSDTAKKIQTLIKQSKMKVQAAIQGDTVRVTGGKRDDLQAAMALIRKEIADAPLSFNNFRD; encoded by the coding sequence ATGCCAAGCTTCGACGCCGTTTTGGAACCCAACCTCGTGGAGGTGCGCAATGCGGTCGATCAAACGGCCAAGGAAATCGGCACGCGTTTCGATTTCAAGGGCTCGTCGGCCAAGGTCGAATTGAAGGAAGAAGAACTCACGGTCTACGCCGACAGCGACTTCCAGATCAACCAGGTGCTCGACATTCTCGTGGCCAAGCTGACCAAGCGCAGCGTGGACATCCGCTTCCTCGACCGCAGCGCCAAGATCGAGAAGATCGGTGGCGACAAGGTGAAACAGAAGATCGTGGTCAAGAGCGGCATCGATTCCGACACGGCAAAAAAGATCCAGACCCTCATCAAACAGAGCAAGATGAAGGTTCAGGCTGCGATCCAGGGCGACACCGTCCGGGTGACCGGCGGCAAGCGCGATGACCTCCAGGCCGCCATGGCGCTCATCCGCAAGGAGATCGCCGATGCGCCGTTGTCGTTCAACAATTTCCGTGACTGA
- a CDS encoding TIGR02281 family clan AA aspartic protease, whose translation MCRWFAALAVLGAASLCSAQTVSMSGRLGDKALLMIDGSPRTVAVGTTVQGVKLVSISADGAMVELGGKRHTVPMGGTPVSLGAGGGGSDGGTRVVLTAGSGGHFMTTGAINGKAVEFMVDTGATTVALSAADAERIGLKYKDGQRGMASTAGGMVPVYRVNLTSVRVGEVTVYGVDATVVQAQMPFVLLGNSFLGRFQMTRVNDMLTLEKRP comes from the coding sequence ATGTGCCGCTGGTTCGCGGCCCTGGCCGTGCTGGGCGCCGCAAGCCTGTGCTCGGCCCAGACCGTGTCGATGAGCGGTCGCCTGGGCGACAAGGCGCTCCTGATGATCGATGGCAGCCCCCGCACGGTGGCCGTCGGCACGACGGTGCAGGGCGTGAAACTCGTGTCGATCTCGGCCGATGGCGCGATGGTCGAGCTCGGTGGCAAACGCCACACGGTGCCGATGGGCGGAACGCCCGTGAGCCTGGGCGCAGGCGGCGGGGGCAGCGATGGCGGTACGCGCGTGGTCCTCACCGCGGGTTCGGGTGGGCATTTCATGACCACCGGCGCGATCAACGGCAAGGCCGTGGAATTCATGGTCGACACCGGGGCCACGACCGTGGCCTTGAGTGCGGCCGATGCTGAACGCATCGGCCTCAAGTACAAGGACGGTCAGCGCGGCATGGCCAGCACGGCCGGCGGCATGGTGCCGGTCTACCGGGTGAACCTCACCTCGGTGCGTGTCGGGGAGGTCACGGTCTATGGAGTCGACGCCACCGTGGTGCAGGCCCAGATGCCTTTCGTGCTGCTGGGCAACAGCTTCCTTGGCCGTTTCCAGATGACCCGCGTGAACGACATGCTCACGCTGGAAAAGAGGCCCTGA